A window of Limosilactobacillus reuteri genomic DNA:
CAAGTTCTTCAAGGTTTTCCGAAAGTTTTACCGCTGACTTAGAGTTATTTGGACCAGATTCATACTGTAATTCACCAATAATGATCTTTCCGCGCGCCGCAGTTCCAACCGTTAATACAACCGTTTTAGCGTGGTAACGAGCTCCTGTATTAGTAATTACACCTTTACAGACACCATCTTCAACGATTAATTGGTCAACAGTTGCTTGACGGAGAGTAAGGTTTGGTTCTTCCTCAATCGTCTGCTTCATTGCACGGTGGTAAGCATGTTTATCTGCTTGGGCTCGTAATGCACGGACAGCGGGACCTTTACCGGTATTTAACATCCGCATTTGGACATAGGTCTTATCAATGTTATGACCCATTTCACCACCAAGAGCATCAATTTCGCGGACCACGATTCCTTTTGCCGGACCACCAACAGAGGGGTTACATGGCATAAAAGCAACCATTTCAAGATTAATTGTTACCAATAAGGTTTTATTCCCCATCCGGGCTGCGGCAAGGGCGGCCTCACTTCCGGCATGACCCGCCCCGACAACAATTACATCGTATGATCCCGCTTCGTATTGAACGGCATCAGATGTTTGCAATGCTTCTGAACTCTTCATTCTTTTATTCCCTACTTTCCTAAACAGAATTGACTAAATAACCGGTCAAGTAACTCATCTTGGTAACTATCCCCAGTAATCTCACCTAATAATTCCCAACACCGGGTCATATCAATTTGAACCAGATCCACCGGCATGCCATCATTAATTCCTTTTAATACATCGCTTAAAGCATCATTAGCTTGGTGTAGTAAGCCAATGTGCCGAGCATTTGTAACCATTACATTATTTTGGTTACTTTCAATTCCCTCGTTGAAGAACATGTGACCAATCTGCTCACCAAGTTGGTCCATTCCTTCATGATTAACGATTGAAGTTTCAATAACGGCACTCTTGCCAGCTAGTGATTTCAATTCCTCTAAATCAACCTTGCGTGGAAGATCCGTCTTATTTAAGATGATGATCCGCTGCTTATCCTTGGTTGCTTCAAGTAATTGGTGATCCTCCTCAGTTAATTCATTTGAATTATCAATCAAGAGAAGTACTAAATCAGCGGCCCCCAAGGCTTTGCGACTCCGCTCTACCCCGATCTTTTCAACTTGGTCATTTGTATCGCGGATTCCTGCTGTATCAATTAACTTCAATGGCACCCCGTTGACATTGACGTATTCTTCAATTACGTCCCGGGTTGTCCCAGCAACATTTGTAACGATCGCTTTGTCCTCGTGAAGCAAGGAATTCAACAAACTTGATTTACCAACATTCGGCTGCCCAATGATGGCCGTTGCTAAACCATCTCGCAAAACCTTTCCTTGTTTAGCTGTTTTAAGAAGGCCTTGGATTCGTTGTTGAATGTCCTCTGCTTTTTCTTTTAAGAGCTTCGTCGTCATTTCTTCAACAGCATCATATTCTGGATAGTCAATATTAACCTCTACCTGCGCTAATACATCCAAAATATCCTGGCGCAAATTACGAATTAACCGCGACAAATTACCATCAAGCTGATTTAATGCAACCTTCATCGATTTATCTGTCTTTGCACGAATTAGATCCATTACCGCTTCTGATTGGGATAAATCGAGACGACCATTTAAGAAGGCCCGTTTAGTAAATTCACCTGGTTCTGCCATCCGGGCGCCAAAGCTCAGTACCAATTGCAGAATACGGTTGGTTGCTAACAATCCCCCGTGACAGTTGATTTCAATCACGTCTTCACGTGTATAAGTGTGAGGAGCGCGCATTACTGAAACCATCACTTCATCGACTTCTTGATCCGTATCAGGGTCGACAATATGACCATAGTTAATGGTATGAGTTGCTACTTTGGCGAGATCTTTTCCTTTGTAGATCCGTTGAGCAACTTTCACCGCATCATCCCCACTAATTCGGATAATGGAAATTCCACCTTCACCAACCGGCGTCGAAATTGCTGCAATCGTATCATTCTCGCTATTTGCCATCGCTACTTTACTCCTTTCTAACAAAAAAAGCGCCAGTCCATGCATAGTAATAAAAATATCACTAGCATGGTCAAAGCACTTTCACTACTTTAACGAATATTAAATTTATAACCGCTCATATTCTAAGATCATTACCAGAAATTGTCAATAAATAAGTTAGTCTTGGGGAGCAATCACGATACTCCTGTAAGGTTCCCGACCGTGGGAGTATGTTTTTACGTGGCGGTTATTCTCAAGTTCATGGTGAATCTGTTTCCGTTCACGAGCTGGCATTGGGTCCATAAAAACAGCTTTTCCGCTTGCAACTACTTCCATCGCTGCCTTTTGCGCCAGGTTATGAACTACTTCTTGACGCCGTTCACGATAATTGGAAGTATCAAGTTCAACATTTACCTTTGCCGCTCCATGGTAATCCATGAATATATTACTAAGCTGTTCCATCGCATTGATCCGGCGACCGTGCTTCCCGATCACTCGTCCATTTTCCTCAGTTTGAAGATCAATTTTGAGGTCATGAGCTTCTAAATTAATAATCCGTGGTTCAACAGCAATACCCAATTCCTTAAATACTGTTGTTAGATACTCAACTAATTCTTTACTAGTTGCTTGAACTTTTTTAAGATTGGCCCGTTGCCGCCGCTTGATTTCAGCAGGATCGAGCTCACCTTCAGCGGAATTTAAGCTTGCAGGCTTTTGCTCTGGCTCTTTTGCTAGCTGCTCGTCTTTTTCTTCCAGTGAGGGCATCGCAATTTCTTTATCTTTTATTACTGCATCTACTTGCGCTTGGCGTCGTCCAATTCCTAGAAAACCGTGCCGCGGCTGTTGAAGAACCGTAAATTCAATTGTCTGATTAACGGTTGGCTTCAATTGTGTACGGGCCTTTTCTTTTGCTTCTTCAATTGTTGTTCCAGTAAAAACTACCATTTCTATCCCCCCGTGAATTTAATTAATTTCCACTCTTTAAATTTATTACTAAATAAAAAGGCTCGCAACAACTTTACTTGTCACAGCCTTAATAACTTATTTCCGCCGACTTTGGTAAGCGCGACGTTTTGCTTTTTCAATCTTGCGACGTTTTGCTTTTTCAGCCCGTTGCTTTTCTTCACGTTCACGACGAATCTTAAATGGATTCTGGATGATGAGCGTTTGGACAACTTGGAAGGCATTTGTTACTACCCAGTATAAGGTAATAGCTGAAGAGAATCCCAATGCCATGAAGAATACCATAATCGGCATAAACCACGTCATTGTAGTTGTCATTG
This region includes:
- the mnmE gene encoding tRNA uridine-5-carboxymethylaminomethyl(34) synthesis GTPase MnmE gives rise to the protein MANSENDTIAAISTPVGEGGISIIRISGDDAVKVAQRIYKGKDLAKVATHTINYGHIVDPDTDQEVDEVMVSVMRAPHTYTREDVIEINCHGGLLATNRILQLVLSFGARMAEPGEFTKRAFLNGRLDLSQSEAVMDLIRAKTDKSMKVALNQLDGNLSRLIRNLRQDILDVLAQVEVNIDYPEYDAVEEMTTKLLKEKAEDIQQRIQGLLKTAKQGKVLRDGLATAIIGQPNVGKSSLLNSLLHEDKAIVTNVAGTTRDVIEEYVNVNGVPLKLIDTAGIRDTNDQVEKIGVERSRKALGAADLVLLLIDNSNELTEEDHQLLEATKDKQRIIILNKTDLPRKVDLEELKSLAGKSAVIETSIVNHEGMDQLGEQIGHMFFNEGIESNQNNVMVTNARHIGLLHQANDALSDVLKGINDGMPVDLVQIDMTRCWELLGEITGDSYQDELLDRLFSQFCLGK
- the jag gene encoding RNA-binding cell elongation regulator Jag/EloR, which translates into the protein MVVFTGTTIEEAKEKARTQLKPTVNQTIEFTVLQQPRHGFLGIGRRQAQVDAVIKDKEIAMPSLEEKDEQLAKEPEQKPASLNSAEGELDPAEIKRRQRANLKKVQATSKELVEYLTTVFKELGIAVEPRIINLEAHDLKIDLQTEENGRVIGKHGRRINAMEQLSNIFMDYHGAAKVNVELDTSNYRERRQEVVHNLAQKAAMEVVASGKAVFMDPMPARERKQIHHELENNRHVKTYSHGREPYRSIVIAPQD